The window AGCGGAGCCGGGACGGTTCCCCGAACGGTGGGACGTTCTTAGCTCTTGACCTCAAGTTAAGTTGAGGTTCTAGAGTGGCTGTAATGTATCTGGCATGCCAGAGACGCTCCGCACAGGTCGGACGTCCGGACGCAGGCCGGGATGCAGGAACGGACAACCACCCGGGCGGGCAAAAGAATGACGACAACCGGTCAAAAGGAGAGTACGCAGCGGCCGCCTGCGACGACGCGGTCGATGCGTGTCCATCATATGGCGCGCGTCACACCGCAAGTGCTGCTGGTGGAACTCCGCGACCCGGACGGCGAGGATCTGCCGTCCTACGAACCGGGCGCGCACATCGACGTGCATCTGCCGGACGGGGCGGTGCGCTCCTATTCACTGTGCGGCGACCCGGCGGATCGCTCCGCCTACCGGATCGCCGTTCTGAATCTGCCGGGCGGGCGGGGATCGCGCTTCATCCATGGGGACCTGCGGCTCGGCACCGCCGTCGCCATCGCTCCGCCCCGCAACAATTTCCGCTTCGATGCCGCCCCGCGCTACCGGTTCATCGCCGGGGGCATCGGCATCACGCCTCTGCTGCCGATGATCCGCGAGGCGTCGCGCCGGGGAGCCGATTGGGTCCTGCATTATTGCGTGCGCAGTGCGGCCGAGGCACCGTTCCTCGCCGAGCTTCGCGAGTTGGGCAACGGCGAGGTGGTGGTTCACGCCGCGGACGAAGGCCGGCGGCTGGCGGTGAACGACCTGCTCGCGGCGACGCCCGACGATGCCCTGATCTATTGCTGCGGGCCGCAGCGCTTGATGGACGCGGTCGCAAGCGCCATGCGGCCGTCGCAGGATGTGCGCTTCGAATGGTTCACGCCGCGCTCGGATGCGGGGCGTGACGCGGCGCCGGACGATTGCTTCGAGGTCGTCTGCGCCCGCTCCGGCGTGACCGTCGCGGTGAAGGAGGGGGTGAGCGTGCTGGACGCGCTCGACGCCGCGGGCGTCCCGGTTGTCTCGTCGTGCGAGCAGGGCATCTGCGGCACCTGCGAGACGGCGGTGCTGGAGGGAGAGCCCGACCATCGCGACAGCGTCCTGTCCGACGCCGAACGCACCGCCGGAAAGACGATGATGATCTGCGTGTCGCGCGCCTGCAGCGCACGCTTGGTCCTGGACATTTGAATCGGGCACATCGCAACGGAAAGACAGAGGGGATTTATGACCGACAACGACCTGCAACGGTTGGGGCTGGCGCTGCTGAACAGCCCGGCCGAGGCCATCGCCTATTCCGACCGCGAGGGCATCATCCGCTTCTGGAACGCGGGGGCGGAGCG is drawn from Azospirillum brasilense and contains these coding sequences:
- a CDS encoding PDR/VanB family oxidoreductase, with amino-acid sequence MRVHHMARVTPQVLLVELRDPDGEDLPSYEPGAHIDVHLPDGAVRSYSLCGDPADRSAYRIAVLNLPGGRGSRFIHGDLRLGTAVAIAPPRNNFRFDAAPRYRFIAGGIGITPLLPMIREASRRGADWVLHYCVRSAAEAPFLAELRELGNGEVVVHAADEGRRLAVNDLLAATPDDALIYCCGPQRLMDAVASAMRPSQDVRFEWFTPRSDAGRDAAPDDCFEVVCARSGVTVAVKEGVSVLDALDAAGVPVVSSCEQGICGTCETAVLEGEPDHRDSVLSDAERTAGKTMMICVSRACSARLVLDI